A portion of the Candidatus Margulisiibacteriota bacterium genome contains these proteins:
- a CDS encoding thioredoxin family protein, producing MIIKILGSGCPKCKQLEENTRKALALSGVNATVEKVTEMNKIMEFGVMATPALVVDGVVKSMGKLLSPEDIKKLIL from the coding sequence ATGATAATTAAAATTTTAGGCTCAGGTTGTCCCAAATGCAAACAGCTGGAAGAAAATACCCGAAAAGCCCTGGCTCTTTCAGGTGTAAACGCGACAGTAGAAAAGGTTACCGAGATGAACAAGATTATGGAATTTGGAGTAATGGCCACACCCGCGCTGGTAGTGGACGGGGTCGTCAAATCCATGGGCAAACTTTTGTCACCCGAAGATATCAAAAAACTTATACTCTGA